A segment of the Thermodesulfovibrionales bacterium genome:
GGACAGCCGGGCGGGATGTCGACCGGGCTCGGTACCTCTCCAGAGATGATTTCCCTTTCTCGCTTTAGGCCCGGCTTTTCGGCTCTCTCCCCTGTTTCGACCCTCGGCGCGGATGCGAGAAGAATCACGGTATACGGATGAAGCGGCTCGCTGAAGAGTTCAGCGGTCTTCGATTTTTCGACGATCTTTCCGAGATACATCACGCCGACCTCATCGCTGAAATACTTGACGACGTTGAGGTCATGGCTGATGAAGAGGAAGGAAAGCCTTGACTGGACCTTGATCTCCTTCAGGAGGTTGAGTATCTGCGCCTGAATAGATACGTCGAGTGCGGAGAGCGGTTCGTCCGCCACGAGCAGCTTCGGAGAAACCGCCAAGGCCCTGGCGATGCATATCCTCTGTCTCTGGCCGCCGCTGAATTCATGGGGATAACGGTCGAGGACATCCCGGTCAAGGCCGACCTTCCCAAGGAGTTCGGTCACGAGTCCCCTGATGTCCTCCCGTCCCGCGAGACGGTGAATCCTGAGGGGCTCAGAGACCGTTTGGAAAACGGTCTTCCTCGGATTGAGCGAGGCAAAGGGGTCCTGGAAGATTATCTGCATGGTCTTCCTGAATGCCTTTAAGGAATCACCACGCAGTTCAGAGATGTCACTGCCGGCGAATTCAATGGTTCCCGACGTCGGGGGAATCAGCCTCAGCACGAGTTTCGCCACGGTAGACTTCCCGCATCCGCTTTCTCCCACGAGTCCGAAGACGCTGTCTTCGTTCAGGGAAAAATCGATGCCGTCGACCGCCTTCAGGACCCTGCGGCCGCCCCTCAAACTATCTTTCAGCGTAAAATATTTCCTGAGGGAATGAACGGTGAGAAAGCTCATCGAAACTCCCTCGCCCTGAAGC
Coding sequences within it:
- a CDS encoding oligopeptide/dipeptide ABC transporter ATP-binding protein, whose amino-acid sequence is MSFLTVHSLRKYFTLKDSLRGGRRVLKAVDGIDFSLNEDSVFGLVGESGCGKSTVAKLVLRLIPPTSGTIEFAGSDISELRGDSLKAFRKTMQIIFQDPFASLNPRKTVFQTVSEPLRIHRLAGREDIRGLVTELLGKVGLDRDVLDRYPHEFSGGQRQRICIARALAVSPKLLVADEPLSALDVSIQAQILNLLKEIKVQSRLSFLFISHDLNVVKYFSDEVGVMYLGKIVEKSKTAELFSEPLHPYTVILLASAPRVETGERAEKPGLKREREIISGEVPSPVDIPPGCPFHPRCPKRFEPCDTVAPKLEEPASRGYSGRLVSCHLWNPY